The DNA segment CGGGCGCAAAGATAGCCGCAAACGCTGCAGCGCCAGACCGGAAACGCCGGCTTTTTGGGCAAGCCCGCCGCCGGTCGGCGTTCCGGGATCGACGCCAACTTCTTTTTCCCCGCTAAAACTTCGCCGGAAACATACAGGGCGCAGTAACAGGCGCCGTAATCGGTCAGGTCGGGGTCGCGATAGTCGCACGGACAAATTATGTCGAGATCCGCCTCTTTATTTCCGCTCGCCAGGCGGCAGGGACAGGCCGGGTAGCCGTAGCGCTCCTCGTTGACCAGCAGGCCATTGACCAGCTCTTTGGTAAAATCTTTGTCGGGATTGAGGTGATACCCGCCGGCTTCCGCCTCGGCGTTTAATTTATTATAAAGCGCTTCGATCTTCCCCTGTTCGGCCATTAGCCAAGCTCCCGGTTGATCTTCCCCTCGTCAAAACCGACAATGCACTTCTTGTCCCCCAAGACCAGGGTCGGGAACGAACAAGGGGGATTCCATTTGATGATCTCTTCCTTGGCCTCTGCCTTTGCCTCTTCTTCCAAAAGGTCGACATCAATATAATCGTAGGCGACCTTTAGGTCGTTCAGCAGTTTTTTTACTTTTTTACACCAGACGCAGGTGCTCAAAGCGTATAATTTGACCGACCCTTTATCTTTTCCCGGAACATTGTTCATTGTGATCATAACATTACTCCTTAGATAAACAGGTTGGTGTCCGCGTTTTCCGCCGCCCCCAGATAGGCCGCTACTCCGCTAACTTCCACCCCATCGATCAATTCTTCTCTTTTAATCCCCATCATATCCATGGTCATCTGACAAGCGACCAGTTTGACGTTCGACTGGACAGCCGACGAGATAAAATTCTCCAGTGAGTCGATCTTTTTGCGTCGCATAATGAAGCGGATCAGCTTCGGCCCGAGGCCGAAGAAGTTCAGCTGCGAAAGCTGGAGCCGGAGCGAGCCGCGCGGCATCATGGAACCGAACATTTTCTCAAAAAGATCTTTTTTAGTCGTGACCCGCTCATGCCGGCGCAGAATATTGAGCCCCCAAAAAGTGAAGAACATCGTCACTTTCCGACCCATGGAAGCGGCCCCGTTGGCAATGACAAAGGCGGCGATCGCCCGGTCAAGGTGAGAGCTGAAAACAATGATCGTCTTGTCGTGCGGGATTTCGCCACCGGCCGGCAGAACGCGTTTTGTCCCCTTCTGGAGGCGGGCCACGACTTTGCGGTCGGCATCGGCGACCGAGATCAGCACGTTGCCGGTGGCGGCGCACCAGGAGGTAATGTCGTTCTTCAGGCCGGGGTCAGTGGCGGTAATTTCGATGATATCCCCGTCAAGCTTGTCGGCCAGGGAATTGGCCAGCTTCATGATCGGGCCGGGACACTGCAGGCCGCTGGCGTCGATCTGAAA comes from the Candidatus Margulisiibacteriota bacterium genome and includes:
- a CDS encoding ferredoxin:glutaredoxin reductase, with the protein product MAEQGKIEALYNKLNAEAEAGGYHLNPDKDFTKELVNGLLVNEERYGYPACPCRLASGNKEADLDIICPCDYRDPDLTDYGACYCALYVSGEVLAGKKKLASIPERRPAAGLPKKPAFPVWRCSVCGYLCARENPPEVCPICKAKKERFERFL
- a CDS encoding glutaredoxin family protein is translated as MTMNNVPGKDKGSVKLYALSTCVWCKKVKKLLNDLKVAYDYIDVDLLEEEAKAEAKEEIIKWNPPCSFPTLVLGDKKCIVGFDEGKINRELG